A stretch of DNA from Gottschalkia acidurici 9a:
ACTTTCAGCTGTTACGCTAACTAATGCTAGTGGATATAATATTAGTTCAGACACTTATGTAAATATGAATATTGAACAAAAAGAGCTACACAAGTATAAAGAATTAGACGTACCATATAAAAGTTTTAATAACCTAGAGAGGGCAGCAGATTTTATAAGCTTCGATCTTAGAGTTCCTGATTATATACCAGAAGGCTATGAGCTATATCAAATACATGTTGAAAAAGACAATCAAATAAAAATAGATTTTGGAAGGGACATAAGAGATACTAATAATAATGAAGAGCATTTTGACTACATAGTATCTACAGAGAGTATAGTAGAAAATATAAAAAAAACATTTAAAGATAATGAAAGAGTAACGATAGAAGAGAAACCAATGACTATATCTAATATAAAAGGAATAAACTTAATAAAAACAAGAAAATTTGAAAATGACCCAAATCAAGAGTTAAGAGATATTTATGAAGTTCAAAAGTATTTTATCTGGGAGACTAATGGATTGTGGTATGGAATTAAATACTATAGATATGATAATATTTCTGATAGAAGTGAGTATTTAAGTGAAATCTCCAAAGTAGATATGGAAAAAATAATAGCATCACTAAAGCATTTTAAAGATATTTCAAATGTAAGCTATATATCGAAGTCTTGGGAGCCTTACTTTAATATTTATGGAGAAAAAGATTTCAGAAAGGCAGAAAAACAGCTGGGATTCACTCCTAAATTTAAATTAAACTTACCAGAGGGGCTTACAATGAAGTTATCACAGGTAGGAGAAGTTCTTTATGCTTCAGATGAAAAGAATAATGAATATCAGAAGCTTAGAGATTTAAAAAGTTACTATGATATAAAGAATAATTCAGAAGTGCAAATAAGTTTTAGGCAAATAAAAAGTTATACAGATGATTATATTGAAAAATTAGAAAAGTCTAAAGGTAATGGACTAGAAAAAATAAATATAGATGAAGTAGAAGTACTTAAATATGAAGTAGAGCAAGAACATTATTCCAATAGAATAACTCAAGAAACAGAGCAAAATGTTAAGCTAAAAATATATAAATGGGAGCAGAATGGAGTTATATATACACTAAGTATAAATACAGAATTAGACAATGAGAATGAAATACTGAAAGCTTTTATAAAGTAGAAAATAAAAATACACGCAAACTCTAAAGATAGTACAAAAGAGTTTACGTGTATTTTATAATTTATGTATATACCTGATGACGATAAAAAATATAAAGACACTACTGTTGTATCAAATTTATATAAATATTATAATTAGATATAGATAAAAACATGTTATTAGAGGTGATAGTTTGAATAATGAATGGTGGAAAATGGTACGAGATTTTCAAGAAAAATTTGGACATCCATATAAAGATAGTCCTTGTTTACTAGAAAAAGATAGAGTAGAAAAAAGGTATGATTGGATGCTAGAAGAAATAGATGAATTTAAAGAGGCTGAAGATATATACGAACAAGCAGATGCTATGATAGACTTAATGTACTTTGCAATAGGCACACTTGTAGAAATGGGAGTAAGACCGAATGAAATATTTGAAATAGTTCACAATGCAAATATGAACAAACTATGGGAAGATGGAAAACATCATGAAGATGAAAATGGAAAAACTATAAAGCCCCCATATTGGGAAGATCCTTATCCTAAATTAAAAATAGCTATAGATAATCAAAAATAAAGATAAGCCATGAAACCAAATTTTAAAACTTGATTTCATGGCTTTTTTATTTTAGTTTTTAAAGGCTAAATAATATTTATTCTGTCTCTACACTATTTTCATTTACTTTATAAGGATATATGAATCTATTAACCAAAAGGGCAACAGCAGCTCCAAAAATGGTTGAAAGAGTTCTGTCTATTGCATAACTTTTAGGCATAACATTCCCCTCTACATTTATCATAATAGCTAAAAAAACTACACAAGATATAAGAACAGTATCTTTAAGTTTCAACATAGTTAGAATATGAATTATTAACATGATTCCTATGGGAATAACTAATGCTTCTATAAAAACAATATCCATAGGAAGATATTTGTATGCTATAACTGCAAATATAGATCCTATTATAGAACCAAAAATGGTACCAAAAAGCCTATAAGATCCCATCTTAAGAGATGTAGAAAAATCCGTTTGCATAGTGTATATTGCAGTCATGCATGAGAAAAATGGATTTTCTACTCCTACAAACTTTAAAACTATAAGGCATATTGCAACTGCAATAGCTGTTTTAAAATTCCTCATACCTACTCTAGCCATGGTTAAGAAAATCCCCCTTTCTAGAACATAAATAATTATAATTATACTATACAGTATATCGGCATACAAACATCAATATATACCTTTCATAGTGAATAGATTGAATTATCCCTAGTACATTAGATTATAGCTTAATAATTATTAAGTTATCCAATAGCTTATAAAAAAGTTATTAAAATCAAAAAATAAGTTGAAATATATGTTTAATAGATACAATGAACGCTTTTATTGCATATAGAATATATCTAATGAGCATAATATTTTTAAGGAAGGTGAAAATATTATGAAATTTTATGAGGTAATAGAAAGTAGAAATAGTGCTAAAAGATTTAGCGATACTCCTATAGATAAGGAGAGTCTAGATAGGATAATAAACGCAGCTATGAGAAGTCCATCTTGGAAAGACAACACATCCTATAGAATAATTTTAGTAACTGAATCTAGCATAAAAGATCAGTTATCAAGTGCGGTGAAAAATAAAACTGATGAAGCAAGTACATCTATAAAAGAAGCACCGGTTGTAGCTGTAATAGTGGGAGATCCGTCTGAATCAGGTATCATAGATGGTAAGGAATACTATTTAGTAGATGGAGCTATAGCTATGGAGCACTTAGTATTAGCTGCCACAAGTGAGGGTTACGGTACTTGTTGGATAGGAGTATGGGATGAACAGAAGGTAAAACAAGCACTATCTATACCAGATAGATATAGAATTATAGCTATGACTCCAATAGGAAAAGCAGATGAATATAAACCTACAAATCCTAAAAAGGATGTCAAAGAACATGTATTTTTAAATAGTTTCGGAAGTGCTTTTACAGAGAGTACAAATAAAGGACTTTTAAATTAGGCTATCAGATTGATAGCCTAATTTTTATGTTGAATAAAATAGATTATAGTGTTTATACAAAGTAGGATTTTAGATGATGCTATGTAAAAAAAGAAAAGCTAATAGAGAAGTAAAATATAGGAGATTGCTTTATGATAAAAATAGTTATATACGAAGATGAACGAACTCATAGAACTATTTTAAGAGATCATGCAATGAATAATTTTGAAAATATAAAGTGTCATTATGCAATTTTAAAATTTAGTTCAGGAGAGGAGCTACTTAAAAATTATCCGTAAGAAGTAGATATTATTTTACTAGATATATTAATGGACAATCTTACGGGCATAGATGTTGTAAGAAAAATTAGGAAGTTTGATGATAAAGTAGAAATAATATTTACAACTTCAATATTAGATTATGCTCAACAACGATATGAAGTTAGAGCCTGTAGATATTTAATAAAACCAATAAACTGTAAAGAGTTAAAAAAATATATAGTATCATTCATAGATGAAATTAGAAAAAATAATGAAAGTTATACATTTATTCAAGAAAGAAATGAAATACATAAAGTTTTAATAGAAGATATAACCTACGTAGAGATAATAAGAAAGGACATGACTATTCATGCAATTGAAAAAATATAAAATCAGAAGGACTTTAAAAATCGGAAAATCTAAACTAAATAAAATTACCATGAATATATATTTGCAATAAAAACATACCAGTTGTACCTATAAAATGGCAAGTTGTATAAATAGTATTGAAAAAGATATATATAGTGTTATCTTAAATAGTAAGAACGTTATAAATTTTTAAGTATAAATTCATTAAAACTATTAAGACAAAAATTTCTGAATCTATATATTGAAAGGATAAAGATGAATTTATCTTTTCAATATATAGAGAATTTAAAATACTAAATTATTAAAAGGTTTTTGATTTCTCATTAGAAAATACATTAAATAAATTATACTTTTTAAATTGATTTATAAAAATTTAGTCATATATGAGTAGCTAAGATCTTTATATTCAAAATAAAATTGTTATGTTAAATGAATATCTAAAATATAAAGTTTGTTTTTTAACTTTAGCTGTATATATTAAGCTAACTAACGGTGATTAAATGCGCGCATATTATCCTAAAATTTGAAGTTATGTATGTTTACGACATGTAGAGATTCAAGGGTCAAGAGATACGGAATTAAATATTTGAAACCTAACATACAAATATAATGAGAAATGAAGAGGTGTAAAATGACAGAAGTATTTAATCCATATAAAGAATTATTTAATAGAATTATAAAAGATTGCAAGTTCTCTAGATTAGGAAGAGTATTTAAAACAGATATGAATTACTATTTCTATGATGTTGGAACGGGTAAAGTATTTCAAGTTGATAACATTTTATATGATATTTTGCAAGCTTTATCTATAACCAATAAATTTGATAGCATTTTTACTCTAAGAAAGACAAGTGAAAGTGAACTAATAAATGCCCTAGAGCAACTTAAAGAAGTGATAGAAAATGAAAATATTTTACAGGCGCCCCCAGTGAACGAGTTGACAGGAAACTCAGTAGTAAATTTAGATCAAGCACTAGATTCTTCACTGGAACAAATAACTCTTGAAGTGACAGAGAGTTGCAATATGAGATGTAAATACTGTATATATCATAGCTCTGATATTGGCTTTAGGAACTTTGGTGAGGCTAATATGTCCTTTGATATTGCAAAAATAGCTATTGATGAATTGATGAATAAATCACAAGGAATGAAAGAGGTTTCTATAGGATTTTATGGAGGAGAGCCGCTATTAAACTTTGGCCTAATTAAGAACTGTATAAACTACTGTCAAGAAGAATATAAAGATAAGAAAATATATTATACAATGACAACTAATGCAACATTAATAGATAAAGAAATAGCAAACTTTATTTCTACTATTGATAATTTTAGTATTACGGTAAGTTTAGATGGTTCTAAAGAAGTACATGATAAACATAGAGTATTGATGAACGGAAAAGGTAGTTTTATAGATACTATGAATGGTGTTAAATTACTATCAAATGCATTTGGTGATAAGGTAAACGAATACATATCTTTTAATGCTGTAATTGACGATAATGTAGACTTAGATTATATGAAAGCTTTAAACGAATTTTTTTCTTCGATAGAGTGGACAACACCAGATACAACAATAACATTATCTTATATTCTTAAAGAGGATAGGGATGTTGAATATCTAGGAATTGATTCAGAAAGAGAACAAAACATTAGAGAAAAAAATAAGCAGAAAAACCATAGTGTACTAGATAAGTTTTCATTCCAGAGATTAGTAGAACAGTTTGAGAATCAAGATAAAAATAACTCTAAATCTAAACTAGAAATTGGCAAAGGAGCTCTAGTTCAAGAATTAAATTTTATTCATAATAGAATATTAAATGATGAACCTGTTAACCAGTATAAAATGAATGGTTGTTGTGTACCAGGTTCTCGTAGAACCTATGTAACAGTAAAAGGTGAATATCTATTATGTGAGAGAATAGGACCATGTCCTAGTATAGGGGATGTATTTAATGGCTTAGATAAAAATAAGATAAGAAAACATTATGTAGAAGACTTTAGAAATGAGTCTGTAAAGTATTGTAAGGATTGTTGGGCAATTCATTTATGTTCACTTTGCTATATGAGTTGTTATAAGGAGGATGGAATTAATATTTCTTATAGACATCAAAAATGTGAGCTTAATAGAGCTTCTATAGAAGAAGATTTAATCAGATATCATTATTTATTAGAAAAATATCCAGAAGAATTTGAAACATTATTAAATTCATATACTTACAGTTAGCAAAGTACAAATATAAGTATAAGTGGAAGGAGAAGATTAAACTGAATGATGAAAGATTTGTTAAGTTTGAAGAATTGTTTGAAAATTTGACAAAAAACAGCCGTTTCTCTAGACTATGCAGAACATTTAAAACAAAAAGTGATTATTATATCTATGATGTAGGAACAGGGAAAGTCTTTCAAGTAGATGATACCCTTTATAGGATATTCAATACATTAATTAAATACAATAGTTTCAAAAAACTATTTGAAATAAACATTTCAAATGAAATATTATTAGAAAAATTAAAAGAGGTACAAAAAATTGTAGAATTTGAAAATATATTAAAGGCACCAACTGTAAAAGAACTAACAGGAGATGCAGTAGTAGCATTAGATGATAGATTGCTTAATAGACGTGAACAATTAACGTTAGAGTTAACAGAGAAATGCAATATGCGATGTAAATACTGTATATATCATGATGGTCAAGGTGGATATAGAAATTTTGGAAATAAAGATATGACATTCGATGTAGCTAAAAAAGCAATAGATGAATTTATGAGAGATTCTACTAAATCTGACCAAGTATCTATAACATTTTATGGCGGAGAACCTTTGGTCAAATTTGATTTAATTAAACAATGTGTAGAATATTGTCAGGATACATACAAAAATAGAATTATAGACTATTCTATGACTACTAATGCAACTCTTATTGATGAAGAAATTGCAGATTGGCTAGCAAATCTTAAAGGGCTTACTCATATGTTGATTAGTATTGATGGTCCTAGGAACATACATAATTCTAATAGGATATTCAAAAATGGTGAGGGTACATTTGATGCAACAATGAGAGGTCTTAATTTATTAGTGAAAGCTATGGGCGAAGAGGCAGGTTCTCGCATTGGGATAAATGCAGTATTTTCTGAAGAGTTAACAAAAGAAGAGATTGAAAGTATTCAAGGATTTGTGAATTCTCTAGAATGGACAAATGAAAACACACGTATCACTTATTCATATACAACAGTAAGTGATGAAGATGTAGAGTATAATGGAATTGATTCAGAAAGAGAGGTATATCTTAGAAGTTTATCAGAGACAAATCCAAACTTTAGTATTATAGATAAAATTAACTATTCTAATCTTGCTAGTTCTAATAATAAAACAGATTATTTTGATAATGTATCTATAGATGGAGATGACTTTATAAAAAGATTGTATTTTATTCATAATCGCTTTTTAACAGATGAACCTGTTTCACAATATAGAATGAATGGGTGTTGTATACCAGGAGCCAGAAGAACATATGTAACAACTGAAGGAAAATATATGCCATGCGAGCGATTGGGATCAAGCCCTAAAATAGGAGATGTTTATAATGGTATAAATATAGATGAGGTCAGAAACCATTATGTTGATAGCTTTAGAAAGGAAGCATTAAAATATTGTGGAAATTGTTGGGCTATTCACTTATGTACCTTTTGCTACATGAACTGCTTTGATGAAGAGGGTGTACGTCTATCGTATAGACACGATAAATGTGAGGTTAATAGAATTATGATAGAGCGTTGCTTATCAGAATATCATGAAATATTAGAAAAGCATCCCGATGCAATGCAAGTTCTTGAAGAGTATAGTCTAATATAATAACAAAATAGTCAGTAATGTACATTACCATATACCTTATTTTAAAGGGGGTGAGATTTATGAAGATGATTAATCCATTAGGAAGAGATCTTACAACAAATGCACCAGGAGCTCAACCTTATGCATGTATGTGTAGTAATCTTTTTTCTAATGCAAGAGGTGATGATAGTTGTTTCCACTGTGGATGTAGTTGTAGTGACTCAGATGTAAATGCTGGGAACTCAAGCAAAGCATTTAGAACAGTAAGAAAGTCAGGATCAGTAGAATAATTTAGAAATTGTTCTAAAGCACATTCAGAGAAGAATTATACTGAATGTGCTTTATCTCATTTATATCCATAGGAGGTATATTAATATGGTATTACACATAAGAGGCTTAGGCAAAAAATATGGAAATTACCTAGCAGTTAATAATATAGATATTGACTTTACTCCAGGTATATGGGGGCTTTTGGGGCCTAATGGAGCAGGTAAAACTACGCTTATGAAAATGATGGTGGGGCTACTTAATCCTACAGGAGGAGAAATTTTATATAATGATGCAAAAGTACAAGATTTAGGAGATATATATAGGGATAAAATAGGATATTTACCACAGGACTTTGGATATTATGAAAATCTATCTATTATAGAATATTTAGAGTATATCTCTGTACTTAAGGGTCTAGATAAAAAAACTATCCAAGAAAAAATTGAATATTTATTAAATATGGTTCAATTATTAGACGCTAAGTATAAAAAAATGAAAGAATTATCCCATGGTATGAGGCAAAGAGTAGGTATTGCTATGGCACTTTTAAATGATCCAGATATACTGATTTTAGATGAACCTACAGCTGGACTGGACATGGACGAAAGAAGAAGTTTTAGAAAATATATCTCTGAGTTTGCTAGAAATCGTATAGTTATTATATCCACTCATATAGCTTCAGATATAGAGTTTATTTCTAATCGTATTGCTATGGTTAATAAGGGAAAATTAATTGTCAATGAAACTACTAGTAAATTAGTTGACAGATTAAATAATATGGTGTGGGAAGTTATTATCTCTGAGGAGGATTTTAGTTATTGGGAAGAAAAAGTAAATATCATTAATTTTCGAAATGAATCTGAAAACCGAATGCATATAAGATTTATCTCAAAGGATCCTATTGACGGTGGAAAATTAGTAAAAACGGAGTTGAATGATGTTTATCTAGATATGATTGAAAGGATACATGGTGATAGCTATGATATTTATAAATGAATTAAGAAGGTTATGGAAGGGTAAACAAAGTAAAATATTTTTAGGTTTTATAATTATTATTCCAATTGCTTTTTTTCTGCTTTTTACAAGAACTATGACATCCACTGTGAAATATGAAGATGGAAGCTTAGTACATTATTCAACAAAAGAGTCACTCGAAATGAGGAGAAAAGCAGAAGTAAAAACAGACGGTACAGTAACAGAAGAGCGATTATTAGAGGGGTTTGATTTATATAAAAGGAATCTTGAAAAAGGTTTTATAAAAGACAATCTAAGAGAAGATTATATGGCATACGCTCCTATGATTAATTTAATACAAGAACTAGCTTTTTATCCCCCTTATATTGATGATTTTAAGTATGATAATGGCAATGATATAACTAAGGATTTTGTAAATAATTTCTATACTATTAGAGATAAAAAAGTGGAAAAAATTTTTGGGTATAATTTTCCTAAGGACTCAGATAGAAGTAAAGATAAAATAACTGAATTAAATAAAAAGATAGAAAAACCCTTTGTATTTTCTCCAGGTTATAAATTTTGGGGAGTGTCAATAGAACATTTAGGTATGATTACTGTCATTCTTTCCTTTGTTTGTTTGATTTTTAATAGCTCTATATTTTCAGAGGTTTATGACAATCGAGTTGATGATATTATAAAAACCACTAGATATGGCAGGAAAGACATAACTATTGCCAAAATTTTTTCTCATATTATATCTAGTATTTTATTATATTTTTTAAGTATAGGTATATATGTAGCAATATTATCTGTTTTTCTTGGAACTGAAGGACTTAATACATCTTTTCAAATAAGGTATATTTATTCAGTTGCACCTATGACATTAAAGCAAGTACTTCTTTCAATAATAGTGGGAGGATTAGTTAGTATGTTAGCTATGTCAGCTGTTATGATGCTTATATCTTCTCTAACGAAAAAACCAAGTCAATCTTTAACTCTTGGAATACTAGTGTTTGTTGTTTTTACATTTATAGGTTTATACATAATGCCTATGGGTCAATTACCTAGATTGCTACTTGGAATGTTACCTAGTAGTGGAAGTGGAATCATTATGTTTGATTCTTTAAGGGGAATGGACATTATATATGGCGTTTGGGGACCTTATTTTAGAGTATTCTTTAATGCCATAGTCGCTATTCTAGGATTTCTTATGGCAGGAGCAATTTACAACAAAAAAGAAAGTACTTCATAGGCGATATAGTTCAAACAATATGAAAAAATAAGGGGGAAATTATTTGTGAATAATGATATGAATAGATTAGATACAACCGATATATTAAAGATATTAAAGAGGCTAATAAAATATATTTATAAATTTTCCCCTAAATTACTTATATTGAATACTAGTTTAATAGTGATACTAGGTGTGAGTTCAACTTTTATTATTTATTCTAGTGAACTTCTAATTAATTCAATCGCAAACTATAGAAGTATGAACATAGTTATTCATTCATTTATCATATACTTTATAATTAATTTGCTAGTTAGAATTTTGAAACAGTTGTCAGGTTATATCTTGGAAAAACATCAGGTCTTATTAAATTATCACACGAACAGAGATATACTGAAAAAATGTATCGACTTAAGTTTATTAGACTTTGAAAATTCTGAAGTTTATAATTCAATTAATAGAGCAACAGATGAAGGGCAAATTAAGATATTTTCTGTGTTTATGAATTTAGTCTCAATAGTTACTCAGTTAATATCGGTGATTTCTATATCCACGATTATCTTAGAATGGTCTTCCCCTTTATTTCTTTTAATTTTTGTTGTTCCGATAATATCTACCATTGTAAATAGTAGATTAGGATATTTAAATTATAAGATGCGTATGGAAAGAATGGAAGAAGTGCGTAAAGCATCATATATTAATTATTTATTGACAAATGATATTGCTTATAAAGAAGTAAAAAGTTACGGTATAGGTGAATATCTTTCTAATATGCATAAAAAAACTACGAAGGAAATAGCAAATCAAGATATTTGTATAATTAGAAAACGAGCAAAATGGTTATTAAATCTAGGAATTTTAGATGAAGTTATACAAATTATTGTTACTATAAGAACTTTTACTATGACATTGAGTGGAGAATTGTTGATAGGTAGTACTATGGCATATATAAATTCTTTTACAACAATTCAAAGCAATATAAGTAGCCTATTACAAAATTTAACGGAAATATACAACGACACATTATACATAAGTCAATATTTTTATTTGATTGATTTCGAAGTAGGAGATAAAAGAAACGATTTATATAAGTTTGATGAAGACGAGATAATAGAAAAAATAGAAACCGTTAATTTGTCTTATAAATATAAAGATACAGATCATTATGCAATAAGAGATATTAATATTACAATTATACAAGAGGATATACTAG
This window harbors:
- a CDS encoding M56 family metallopeptidase; this translates as MNILKEIFLWVIYSSITASLISTIIILIKKICNNHIKPRVQHALWFLVLIKLLIPFSLQSDISIFNLFPQNIISTTYEEANLSRIYIREERLNDKWISGISEDRDNLKMKTNDKKKKTSKEKISLKDKAIEISVCLWTTGTIFLGALVLVSSISFKKNKVNFSKVKDLKTINILNLTKEKLKLKKDISIYTSNKIKTPFIYGILKPKVYIPKQILSLCNESELNYIILHELIHYKRKDLIWNLLSILAIIVHWFNPIVWISMKKMRQDREVACDNLVLETIGEEESIDYGMTIITLSKIKLNNSDKRLINLYFYEDKNQIERRINLIKRFRKDSYKISVGGALVITLLSAVTLTNASGYNISSDTYVNMNIEQKELHKYKELDVPYKSFNNLERAADFISFDLRVPDYIPEGYELYQIHVEKDNQIKIDFGRDIRDTNNNEEHFDYIVSTESIVENIKKTFKDNERVTIEEKPMTISNIKGINLIKTRKFENDPNQELRDIYEVQKYFIWETNGLWYGIKYYRYDNISDRSEYLSEISKVDMEKIIASLKHFKDISNVSYISKSWEPYFNIYGEKDFRKAEKQLGFTPKFKLNLPEGLTMKLSQVGEVLYASDEKNNEYQKLRDLKSYYDIKNNSEVQISFRQIKSYTDDYIEKLEKSKGNGLEKINIDEVEVLKYEVEQEHYSNRITQETEQNVKLKIYKWEQNGVIYTLSINTELDNENEILKAFIK
- a CDS encoding FUSC family protein, with the translated sequence MARVGMRNFKTAIAVAICLIVLKFVGVENPFFSCMTAIYTMQTDFSTSLKMGSYRLFGTIFGSIIGSIFAVIAYKYLPMDIVFIEALVIPIGIMLIIHILTMLKLKDTVLISCVVFLAIMINVEGNVMPKSYAIDRTLSTIFGAAVALLVNRFIYPYKVNENSVETE
- a CDS encoding nitroreductase family protein, whose product is MKFYEVIESRNSAKRFSDTPIDKESLDRIINAAMRSPSWKDNTSYRIILVTESSIKDQLSSAVKNKTDEASTSIKEAPVVAVIVGDPSESGIIDGKEYYLVDGAIAMEHLVLAATSEGYGTCWIGVWDEQKVKQALSIPDRYRIIAMTPIGKADEYKPTNPKKDVKEHVFLNSFGSAFTESTNKGLLN
- a CDS encoding LytR/AlgR family response regulator transcription factor: MLLDILMDNLTGIDVVRKIRKFDDKVEIIFTTSILDYAQQRYEVRACRYLIKPINCKELKKYIVSFIDEIRKNNESYTFIQERNEIHKVLIEDITYVEIIRKDMTIHAIEKI
- a CDS encoding radical SAM protein; translated protein: MTEVFNPYKELFNRIIKDCKFSRLGRVFKTDMNYYFYDVGTGKVFQVDNILYDILQALSITNKFDSIFTLRKTSESELINALEQLKEVIENENILQAPPVNELTGNSVVNLDQALDSSLEQITLEVTESCNMRCKYCIYHSSDIGFRNFGEANMSFDIAKIAIDELMNKSQGMKEVSIGFYGGEPLLNFGLIKNCINYCQEEYKDKKIYYTMTTNATLIDKEIANFISTIDNFSITVSLDGSKEVHDKHRVLMNGKGSFIDTMNGVKLLSNAFGDKVNEYISFNAVIDDNVDLDYMKALNEFFSSIEWTTPDTTITLSYILKEDRDVEYLGIDSEREQNIREKNKQKNHSVLDKFSFQRLVEQFENQDKNNSKSKLEIGKGALVQELNFIHNRILNDEPVNQYKMNGCCVPGSRRTYVTVKGEYLLCERIGPCPSIGDVFNGLDKNKIRKHYVEDFRNESVKYCKDCWAIHLCSLCYMSCYKEDGINISYRHQKCELNRASIEEDLIRYHYLLEKYPEEFETLLNSYTYS
- a CDS encoding radical SAM protein; translation: MTKNSRFSRLCRTFKTKSDYYIYDVGTGKVFQVDDTLYRIFNTLIKYNSFKKLFEINISNEILLEKLKEVQKIVEFENILKAPTVKELTGDAVVALDDRLLNRREQLTLELTEKCNMRCKYCIYHDGQGGYRNFGNKDMTFDVAKKAIDEFMRDSTKSDQVSITFYGGEPLVKFDLIKQCVEYCQDTYKNRIIDYSMTTNATLIDEEIADWLANLKGLTHMLISIDGPRNIHNSNRIFKNGEGTFDATMRGLNLLVKAMGEEAGSRIGINAVFSEELTKEEIESIQGFVNSLEWTNENTRITYSYTTVSDEDVEYNGIDSEREVYLRSLSETNPNFSIIDKINYSNLASSNNKTDYFDNVSIDGDDFIKRLYFIHNRFLTDEPVSQYRMNGCCIPGARRTYVTTEGKYMPCERLGSSPKIGDVYNGINIDEVRNHYVDSFRKEALKYCGNCWAIHLCTFCYMNCFDEEGVRLSYRHDKCEVNRIMIERCLSEYHEILEKHPDAMQVLEEYSLI
- a CDS encoding Apre_1838 family putative sactipeptide bacteriocin, producing the protein MKMINPLGRDLTTNAPGAQPYACMCSNLFSNARGDDSCFHCGCSCSDSDVNAGNSSKAFRTVRKSGSVE
- a CDS encoding ABC transporter ATP-binding protein — translated: MVLHIRGLGKKYGNYLAVNNIDIDFTPGIWGLLGPNGAGKTTLMKMMVGLLNPTGGEILYNDAKVQDLGDIYRDKIGYLPQDFGYYENLSIIEYLEYISVLKGLDKKTIQEKIEYLLNMVQLLDAKYKKMKELSHGMRQRVGIAMALLNDPDILILDEPTAGLDMDERRSFRKYISEFARNRIVIISTHIASDIEFISNRIAMVNKGKLIVNETTSKLVDRLNNMVWEVIISEEDFSYWEEKVNIINFRNESENRMHIRFISKDPIDGGKLVKTELNDVYLDMIERIHGDSYDIYK
- a CDS encoding ABC transporter permease, which gives rise to MIFINELRRLWKGKQSKIFLGFIIIIPIAFFLLFTRTMTSTVKYEDGSLVHYSTKESLEMRRKAEVKTDGTVTEERLLEGFDLYKRNLEKGFIKDNLREDYMAYAPMINLIQELAFYPPYIDDFKYDNGNDITKDFVNNFYTIRDKKVEKIFGYNFPKDSDRSKDKITELNKKIEKPFVFSPGYKFWGVSIEHLGMITVILSFVCLIFNSSIFSEVYDNRVDDIIKTTRYGRKDITIAKIFSHIISSILLYFLSIGIYVAILSVFLGTEGLNTSFQIRYIYSVAPMTLKQVLLSIIVGGLVSMLAMSAVMMLISSLTKKPSQSLTLGILVFVVFTFIGLYIMPMGQLPRLLLGMLPSSGSGIIMFDSLRGMDIIYGVWGPYFRVFFNAIVAILGFLMAGAIYNKKESTS
- a CDS encoding ATP-binding cassette domain-containing protein, which encodes MNNDMNRLDTTDILKILKRLIKYIYKFSPKLLILNTSLIVILGVSSTFIIYSSELLINSIANYRSMNIVIHSFIIYFIINLLVRILKQLSGYILEKHQVLLNYHTNRDILKKCIDLSLLDFENSEVYNSINRATDEGQIKIFSVFMNLVSIVTQLISVISISTIILEWSSPLFLLIFVVPIISTIVNSRLGYLNYKMRMERMEEVRKASYINYLLTNDIAYKEVKSYGIGEYLSNMHKKTTKEIANQDICIIRKRAKWLLNLGILDEVIQIIVTIRTFTMTLSGELLIGSTMAYINSFTTIQSNISSLLQNLTEIYNDTLYISQYFYLIDFEVGDKRNDLYKFDEDEIIEKIETVNLSYKYKDTDHYAIRDINITIIQEDILGIIGENGSGKTTFIKLLCGFYDDYDGEIFINNFNLRDIDKDSLRKKMGVIFQDFNKYEFSLRENIGFGNIEKINNDFLIYDVLYKSHLKEKIDKFSDGIDTQMGTWFSGEMLSTGEWQRVAIARVLFRDSNILILDEPTASIDPIREKDIFKLIRSESKNKITILITHRPENMQYINAKIIMFQNGTIVADGYHDHLIDTNEIYTSFLQAKDELHAVQ